A region of Selenomonadales bacterium 4137-cl DNA encodes the following proteins:
- a CDS encoding O-sialoglycoprotein endopeptidase, producing MKLVLGIDTSCYTTSVALMGEDGCLVADERRLLSVRAGGRGLAQSEMVYQHTRRLPELFAAAAAKAGGPLKLTAVAASTLPRSLPESYMPAFLVGAGYARVVAAAQAVPFISLSHQEGHILAGAWSAGGPSEERYLAVHASGGTTEIVLVVREAAGLKVEALGGTCDIAAGQLIDRVGVALGLPFPAGPRLEELALEGQAAPASLPVAARGLRLSFAGPETHAQRLLARGEAPAAVAAGIQACVAESLLGLCRAAVDATGAGAVLFVGGVLANAFIRGRITTVLGAAGLSLYFPEPRYSGDNAVGAACRARFR from the coding sequence ATGAAGCTCGTGCTCGGTATCGACACCAGCTGCTACACGACGTCCGTAGCCCTGATGGGCGAAGACGGCTGCCTGGTGGCCGACGAGCGCCGCCTGTTGAGCGTCAGAGCCGGGGGCCGGGGGCTGGCGCAGTCGGAAATGGTTTATCAGCATACCCGGCGTCTGCCCGAGCTTTTCGCAGCAGCCGCCGCCAAAGCCGGCGGTCCGCTAAAATTGACGGCCGTCGCCGCATCCACTCTGCCCCGGTCGCTTCCTGAATCATATATGCCGGCTTTTCTTGTAGGGGCGGGCTATGCCCGGGTCGTCGCCGCGGCACAGGCCGTGCCTTTTATTTCTCTGAGCCATCAGGAGGGACACATCCTAGCCGGCGCCTGGTCCGCCGGCGGACCGTCCGAGGAGCGGTACCTGGCTGTCCACGCGTCTGGCGGCACGACCGAGATCGTGCTCGTAGTGCGCGAGGCAGCCGGGCTAAAGGTTGAAGCTCTCGGCGGCACGTGCGACATCGCCGCCGGGCAGTTAATCGACCGCGTCGGCGTGGCTCTCGGCCTGCCGTTTCCGGCCGGCCCCCGCCTCGAAGAGCTCGCCCTGGAGGGTCAGGCTGCGCCGGCTTCCCTGCCGGTGGCGGCCAGGGGCCTGAGGCTGAGCTTTGCCGGCCCCGAAACCCACGCGCAGCGGCTGCTTGCCAGGGGGGAAGCCCCGGCCGCCGTCGCCGCCGGTATCCAGGCCTGCGTCGCTGAATCGCTGCTCGGGCTGTGCCGGGCGGCGGTTGACGCCACCGGCGCCGGCGCCGTCCTGTTCGTCGGCGGCGTACTGGCGAACGCCTTCATCCGTGGCCGTATAACAACAGTCCTGGGAGCGGCCGGCCTCAGCCTGTACTTCCCCGAACCGCGCTACAGCGGCGACAACGCCGTCGGCGCGGCTTGCCGGGCCAGGTTTCGCTAG
- the xseB gene encoding exodeoxyribonuclease VII small subunit produces MRKKAREQDVCFEDALGKLESIVKELEKGELPLEDALGMFAEGVGLSQICLTKLNAAEQAVDKIVREEKGQLNEYPLKVEEGEKC; encoded by the coding sequence GTGCGAAAAAAGGCCCGCGAACAGGACGTATGTTTTGAGGATGCGTTAGGCAAATTAGAATCAATAGTGAAAGAACTGGAAAAAGGGGAGTTGCCGCTGGAAGATGCCCTGGGCATGTTCGCCGAGGGGGTCGGCCTGTCGCAGATATGTCTGACCAAGCTCAACGCCGCCGAACAGGCTGTCGATAAAATCGTCCGCGAGGAAAAAGGACAGCTAAACGAATATCCGCTCAAGGTGGAGGAGGGCGAGAAATGCTGA
- the xseA gene encoding exodeoxyribonuclease VII large subunit — MNILSVGAVTRYIKALFEQDGTLANVMVRGEISNFKRHYSGHCYFTLKDSDATLRAVMFRGRAQLLRFEPKDGLKVIAGGQISVFERDGQYQLYVDQLIPEGVGELSLAFAQLKDKLAAEGLFEESRKRPLPLLPRTVGIVTSPTGAAVRDIITVAKRRHPGVRLILVPVQVQGPEAPAQIARAIEILNRLRQTEVIVVGRGGGSIEELWAFNDESVVRAIAASELPVVSAVGHQTDYTLADFAADRRAATPSQAAELVVPDVRELDKYVRTLRAMLETHARALVAGRRRRLDLCLASRLFERPERLFAEKRQTIDILIQRLQQALKTIVTTKQHDLKVAAEKLTMLNPLAVLARGYSITRTPEGQVVRRADSVEAGQFLEVVLGLGRLDVQVIWAEEEYDGAKKGPRTGRMF, encoded by the coding sequence TTGAATATACTCAGCGTAGGGGCGGTCACCCGCTACATAAAGGCGCTGTTCGAGCAGGACGGTACGCTCGCGAACGTGATGGTGCGCGGCGAAATATCAAATTTCAAGCGCCACTATTCCGGTCATTGTTACTTTACCCTCAAGGACAGCGACGCGACCCTGCGGGCGGTTATGTTCCGCGGCCGAGCCCAATTGCTGCGGTTCGAGCCCAAGGACGGGCTTAAGGTCATTGCCGGCGGGCAGATATCGGTCTTCGAGCGGGACGGCCAATACCAGCTTTATGTGGATCAGCTTATTCCCGAGGGAGTAGGCGAGTTGAGCCTCGCCTTTGCCCAGCTTAAGGACAAGCTCGCCGCCGAAGGGCTGTTCGAAGAAAGCCGCAAGCGGCCGCTCCCGCTGTTGCCGCGGACCGTGGGCATCGTAACTTCGCCGACAGGGGCGGCGGTGCGCGACATTATAACCGTGGCAAAACGCCGGCATCCCGGTGTCAGGCTCATCCTGGTGCCGGTTCAGGTCCAGGGACCGGAGGCTCCGGCCCAGATCGCCCGGGCGATAGAAATACTGAACAGGCTGCGGCAGACCGAGGTCATCGTTGTCGGCCGCGGCGGCGGCAGTATTGAGGAGCTGTGGGCGTTTAACGACGAAAGCGTCGTAAGGGCGATTGCCGCCTCCGAACTGCCGGTGGTATCGGCGGTCGGCCACCAGACGGATTACACCCTCGCCGACTTCGCCGCCGACCGGCGGGCGGCCACGCCTTCACAAGCGGCCGAACTGGTGGTGCCCGACGTCCGGGAATTGGACAAGTATGTGAGAACGCTCAGGGCCATGCTCGAGACCCACGCCCGCGCCCTGGTGGCCGGAAGGCGGCGCCGTCTCGACCTGTGCCTGGCCAGCAGATTGTTCGAACGCCCCGAGCGTCTTTTCGCCGAAAAGCGGCAGACGATCGATATATTAATCCAGCGCCTCCAGCAAGCGCTTAAAACGATAGTGACGACAAAACAGCACGACCTCAAGGTGGCGGCGGAGAAACTGACGATGCTCAACCCGCTGGCGGTGCTGGCCCGTGGCTACAGCATCACCCGCACTCCCGAAGGCCAGGTGGTGCGCCGGGCTGATTCGGTCGAGGCCGGCCAGTTTCTTGAGGTGGTGCTGGGCCTTGGGCGGCTGGACGTGCAAGTAATATGGGCTGAGGAGGAATACGACGGTGCGAAAAAAGGCCCGCGAACAGGACGTATGTTTTGA
- a CDS encoding polyprenyl synthetase family protein, with the protein MLKEYCRRQIELIDRALDGMLPQAYPPAIYEAMRYSLFAGGKRLRPILLMAAADAAGGDGRKYLHVAGGLEMIHTYSLIHDDLPAMDNDDYRRGKLTNHKVFGDGMAILAGDGLLTAAFETMLAQPGVDPAALVTVVREVAVAAGAAGMVGGQAVDLQAAGREVDGETLRYMHRAKTGALFRAAIRSGAVLAGAPGDKLAALTEYAEQFGLAFQITDDILDVTGDEAKIGKPVGSDEKNCKSTYVSLYSLAGARDMAAAAVSAALASLEGFGSEAAVLREFVNYLLTRDS; encoded by the coding sequence ATGCTGAAGGAGTACTGTCGCCGCCAAATCGAGCTGATCGACCGGGCCCTCGACGGGATGCTCCCCCAGGCATACCCGCCCGCCATATACGAGGCTATGCGCTACAGCCTGTTTGCCGGCGGCAAGAGGCTGCGCCCCATCCTCCTGATGGCGGCGGCCGACGCGGCCGGGGGCGATGGGCGGAAATACCTCCACGTCGCCGGCGGATTGGAAATGATCCATACATATTCGCTCATCCACGACGATCTGCCGGCGATGGACAACGACGACTACCGCCGGGGAAAACTCACCAACCACAAAGTGTTCGGCGACGGCATGGCCATTCTTGCCGGCGACGGCCTCCTGACCGCCGCCTTCGAAACCATGCTGGCCCAACCCGGGGTCGATCCCGCGGCCTTGGTGACTGTCGTGCGTGAAGTGGCTGTGGCCGCAGGCGCCGCCGGCATGGTCGGCGGTCAGGCGGTGGACCTTCAGGCAGCCGGGCGGGAGGTCGACGGCGAAACGCTCAGGTACATGCATCGAGCCAAAACGGGGGCGCTCTTCCGGGCCGCCATCCGTTCCGGCGCTGTCCTGGCCGGCGCGCCCGGGGATAAGCTCGCCGCGTTGACGGAGTATGCCGAACAGTTCGGGCTCGCCTTCCAGATAACCGACGACATCCTCGACGTGACCGGCGACGAGGCCAAGATCGGCAAACCGGTGGGCAGCGACGAGAAGAACTGCAAATCGACTTATGTCTCGCTCTACTCGCTTGCCGGCGCCCGGGATATGGCCGCAGCCGCCGTTTCGGCCGCGCTTGCCTCCCTGGAGGGCTTCGGGAGCGAGGCCGCGGTGCTGAGGGAGTTCGTCAACTATCTTCTTACCAGGGACAGTTAA
- a CDS encoding divergent PAP2 family protein: protein MAELLAAVGKNVVLMSALTAWFLAQVLKTLTSYWKHRRFRAERLVGAGGMPSSHTSLVVGLASAVALHDGVTSALFAVSIVLAGIVMYDAAGVRRAAGKQAKVINKLVREMRVEHTIKETRLKELLGHTPLEVMAGAFLGFFVAFLFHRFF, encoded by the coding sequence ATGGCAGAATTGCTCGCAGCGGTGGGGAAAAACGTCGTTCTGATGTCGGCCCTGACCGCCTGGTTTTTGGCCCAGGTGCTGAAAACCCTCACCTCGTACTGGAAACATCGTAGGTTCAGAGCGGAAAGACTGGTCGGCGCCGGCGGGATGCCGAGTTCCCATACTTCGCTTGTCGTCGGGCTGGCTTCGGCGGTGGCGCTGCACGACGGCGTCACGTCGGCCCTGTTCGCCGTCAGCATTGTGCTGGCGGGCATCGTCATGTACGATGCCGCCGGCGTGCGCCGGGCCGCCGGCAAGCAGGCGAAGGTAATCAATAAACTCGTCCGCGAGATGCGGGTTGAGCATACGATTAAAGAGACGCGCTTGAAGGAACTCCTCGGCCATACGCCGCTCGAAGTAATGGCCGGCGCGTTCCTCGGCTTTTTCGTCGCCTTCCTTTTCCACAGATTTTTCTGA